A DNA window from Leptospira langatensis contains the following coding sequences:
- a CDS encoding LLM class oxidoreductase, giving the protein MFQKGKLTLGVFFPIESFEGAKPTMSKQIELAQRAEQGGFSALWFRDVPLLDPTFGDIGQVFDPFVYLGYIAAQTNSIALATGSIILPIRHPIHTAKAAASVDQLSQGRLVLGIASGDRPVEYPLLGLNFERRGEIFRKHLGDFRKYLENEFPEIQTEYGTIRSVDLVPKPFAKGIPTLVTGFSQQSLKWIAENADGWISYPRPLDQQMKIVSSWRETVEEVWGEKFLPFAQSLYIDLQSQPDASPKNIHLGFSSGRKFLTEVLIILKEIGVNHVVLNLKYGRRPASEVLEELIQFVLPALGL; this is encoded by the coding sequence ATGTTTCAGAAAGGAAAACTGACCTTAGGTGTTTTCTTTCCTATAGAATCTTTTGAAGGCGCAAAGCCTACGATGTCCAAACAGATCGAACTAGCGCAAAGGGCAGAACAAGGAGGCTTCTCCGCTTTATGGTTCCGAGATGTTCCTTTATTGGATCCTACTTTCGGTGATATAGGACAGGTTTTCGATCCTTTCGTGTATTTAGGATATATCGCCGCTCAAACAAATTCCATTGCGCTTGCGACTGGCTCGATCATCTTGCCGATCAGGCATCCGATCCATACAGCAAAGGCAGCCGCTTCAGTTGATCAACTCAGTCAGGGAAGATTGGTTTTAGGGATCGCTTCCGGAGACAGGCCAGTAGAGTATCCTCTTCTCGGTCTAAACTTTGAGAGAAGAGGAGAGATATTCAGGAAGCATTTAGGTGATTTTAGAAAGTATCTGGAAAATGAATTTCCGGAAATCCAAACGGAATACGGCACGATAAGAAGTGTCGATTTAGTACCAAAACCTTTTGCGAAAGGGATTCCCACTTTAGTTACTGGGTTCAGTCAGCAATCTCTCAAGTGGATCGCGGAAAACGCGGATGGCTGGATCTCCTATCCTAGACCACTCGATCAACAAATGAAGATCGTCTCAAGTTGGAGAGAAACCGTCGAAGAAGTTTGGGGAGAAAAATTTCTTCCCTTTGCACAGTCTTTATATATCGACTTGCAAAGCCAACCGGATGCCTCTCCTAAAAATATTCACCTTGGCTTTAGCTCCGGTAGAAAATTCCTTACCGAAGTTTTGATCATTCTGAAAGAGATAGGGGTCAATCATGTGGTATTAAATTTAAAATATGGGAGAAGACCTGCTTCGGAAGTCTTAGAAGAATTGATCCAATTTGTCCTCCCTGCACTCGGTCTATAG
- a CDS encoding patatin-like phospholipase family protein, with product MSSYFSPGKSEQNLNFPSLPKAKKGARALVVAGGGMKGSFAGGALYAINQAVPSTFFDLILGVSSGSCAAAYYTTGYETSHEEGLRTLDIWRKELTGNQLISFLNPFRGKTFLDQEYLIDYLFGTKYRLPAEYLEKKETSPFYVVVTNLAKARAEYVKATASNVLNLLKAATSLPIATRGKWKLDGQYYGDGGISDPIPVESVIQAGYKDITVVLNSPEDELSDPIPRFQGWLSYPSDKKLSHMITRVHHTMYNRAVHIIQSPPKGVKIRVISPDESELSMVSTSSRLLNRSVTKGMEAGQRLVANLLAEVSELKNKSKLLRKLFVPVIRPEGKK from the coding sequence ATGAGTTCGTATTTTTCTCCGGGAAAATCGGAGCAAAACCTTAACTTTCCAAGCCTGCCGAAAGCCAAAAAAGGCGCGAGAGCCTTGGTAGTTGCCGGTGGGGGAATGAAGGGTTCTTTCGCAGGCGGCGCATTGTATGCGATCAACCAGGCCGTCCCTTCTACTTTTTTTGATCTGATCTTAGGAGTATCTTCCGGTTCTTGTGCGGCCGCTTATTATACTACGGGTTATGAGACAAGCCACGAAGAAGGCTTGAGAACCCTGGATATCTGGCGAAAGGAACTGACCGGAAACCAATTGATCTCCTTCTTGAATCCGTTTCGTGGCAAAACCTTTCTAGACCAGGAATACTTGATCGATTATCTGTTTGGTACAAAGTATAGACTTCCTGCGGAGTATTTGGAGAAGAAGGAGACCTCCCCTTTCTATGTTGTGGTCACGAATCTGGCCAAGGCACGTGCCGAATACGTGAAAGCAACTGCGTCTAACGTATTGAATTTATTGAAGGCGGCAACTTCCCTTCCCATAGCTACCAGGGGAAAATGGAAATTGGATGGCCAATACTATGGGGACGGAGGGATTTCCGATCCGATCCCGGTAGAATCCGTCATCCAAGCCGGATACAAGGACATTACAGTTGTATTGAATAGTCCGGAAGACGAGTTATCGGACCCCATTCCGAGATTCCAAGGCTGGCTTTCCTATCCTTCCGATAAAAAGCTATCTCATATGATCACTCGCGTGCATCATACCATGTACAACAGAGCGGTTCATATAATCCAATCCCCTCCCAAAGGAGTGAAGATCCGGGTCATTTCACCGGATGAATCCGAACTCAGCATGGTAAGCACAAGTTCCAGATTGCTAAACCGCTCCGTGACTAAGGGAATGGAAGCCGGCCAAAGACTAGTAGCAAACCTTCTTGCGGAGGTGTCCGAGCTAAAGAACAAATCCAAACTTCTTAGGAAACTCTTTGTTCCTGTCATTCGTCCGGAAGGAAAGA